The genomic interval TTCATACTTTCTTAAAGTCTAACATAAGTACACATTTTTAATAAACAAAGGGTAACAGTTAAAGAATGAAAGTATATACATTAAGACTAATTGGAATGACTATACGATTACGAATActgatgattttgcaataataaaagcCTTTTAAATGCCCTAGAAGAATGCCGAAAATGGTACAATAACCCATTCTGAATATTCACTGATGGTAGAGgtatctattttcatattttaatcatCAAATGGGCAAAAAATATTATAGCCAGCCTTGATCTATAATCAAGTGAACTAAGTGAATTTCCAGTCAATTATTTAGATAAAAACGAAGCTGGGAGAAAAATGCTTATTAAAATGCTAACAAGCTGCTATCTTTTTTGGGTATATTAGTGTTGNNNNNNNNNNNNNNNNNNNNNNNNNNNNNNNNNNNNNAGGGAAGGCATACAATGCAAATACTGATTACTTTAGGGAAAACAAGCATGGCTCTTCTGTTGACTGGGATCTCAATCAAGCTTTACATATTTTATGGTAATTTCCTTTTCTGGTGAACAGACATTAATCACATGTTTTTTtagtaagtgaataaatgaagCTTTACATTAAACTGCACAATTTCTTTTGATAATTTCTCTTCCTTAATTTAAAGTCATACNNNNNNNNNNNNNNNNNNNNNNTCTGATATGCTCAGTTAAATCAGCAGTTATTTATCTTCTAAATATGTTCTACTAAAACCCAGCTTTGTGAAGTTCTCTTAGCTGGGCACCAAGTCGTTCTCCTTTAAACTTTCTTAGATGAGTTTCctgtaataaagaaaaagacttaAACGTTagttcattcatcattattttctttgaatAAATTATATGGCTATTTTGGCACCACTAaaaattccattattattatgataccagAGTCtaccaacatatttttttttacataaaaatgacAACTTTCATCTCAAGCAGACAGTTGAGTACCACATGCCCAAGGCAACCATCTATCCATGCATGTTCATTACTCACTATTCTTTTTTCCAAATAACTGTCTAAGAATACATCGACATCAATGTGACTGTGAAGGAAGTCCTCGGCAATCTTTTCACTATCCTCTTCTGACTGGGCAGCAAAAATTAGCAGACTCTCctggaaaaatagggaaaacaaaTAAGACTGTTGAGGAACTATCTAGCAATACAAACCCTGCATGAAAAatccatataatttatatataaacctgAGGAGCATATGTAAAGTTGACAAATTAGGGGTATAGTTTTCTTGGCTCCCACTGCAATCATACCCTTTAGTTGAACTGTGTTTTGTGTCTTTCCTACTTCATCATGCAATTTTCTGAGGCAACTTAAAAGCAAAGTTAACTAGAAACAATCTACCTGTCCTTGGCTGCCACGTATGTCAGCTAATGATGGACAGCCCTTCGATGCATAGCTCAAACATAAAATTGTAACTAATAGTCTCAATGTTTTCCCTCTACCTGAATGCTGCTTGGAGCTAGTTTTTCTGATGCTTTCTGTTGCTTAATGGTCATATCCTCAAAGCTTGACCGAAGGGAAGTCAGCTCCTCCACCTTCTGGATAGTGGCATCTCTAGCCCGCTCATAGTCGCTGCTGCGCTCGAGATTTGCCTCTATGGGGGAAGGTTACAAGTGTCAGTCACACACCATACAGGACAAGACcctaaataaaaatggaaagcaATATCACTAACATCAACACTATAAAATACACACAGcctataacaacaaacaaaattagTCACATACTTGCTAATGCCTCATTCTGAGCAGAAAGCTGTTCACACTGGTTCTTGAGTGCTGCAACCTGGGGAAGGCCTTCCACAAACTCAGTCAGCTTGTCATCACAGGCTAGCAGGTCCTCCAGGTCATCACGGCTTAGGGATGCAACTTCAGGCAAAATGCCTACTGAAATCAATATATTCATTAAGGGGCAATGttacagaaaatattagaaaaacaTCAAATATCTGGTAGACATCCCAAAACCTTCATCCAGGTTCTCTGTCTTACACAGGCGGCTGCTGACAGGCATATGACAAGTTATGGTGAAGAAACACatttttgataaataattttGTTCCTGGCAGAGGAGGACAGGGACTGGTCCCGCATGTATGCTAACAATAATTCATTTGCTCCATCATTATACNNNNNNNNNNNNNNNNNNNNNNNNNNNNNNNNNNNNTGTTAAGTTGTTATGAGATGTTGGGCTCTATCTGGCAACTGCACACAGAGGGAAAGAGACTGTGAGACAAGGAGTGCTAGACCAAAGATGTATGGTTTCTCTGCCTTCTGACTCAATTTCGTTATTTCTCAGCCTTTTTTCATAGCAGATATTTACAGGACAAGATTAACACTTGTTAACAACAGGGTgttccctcccttctttattaCTAAANNNNNNNNNNNNNNNNNNNNNNNNNNNNNNNNNNNNNNNNNNNNNNNNNNNNNNNNNNNNNNNNNNNNNNNNNNNNNNNNNNNNNNNNNNNNNNNNNNNNNNNNNNNNNNNNNNNNNNAACCCTTAACTCTTCCCCTCCTTACACTaaagtctcctcctccttcacttcattAAATATTAATTGATACATGTGGTCTTTACTGAAGTTGTTTTGCATGTCAGCACAATAACAGTACCTAATTCTTATTTTGATGTAACAGATGATAACAGCTGTCAAAATCTTTAGATGCCCATATCTTACAACTATGATTTTGTTgattcattctccttcctctctcaaacGGTTTGAccaattttaaaatcaatatatcaCCTGAAAGTATGGACAAAATTCAAACAGGGATATGTCTCAGAACTTACAATATCTGTATTACTGCCcatcaaaacttttttccttGATAACTAACACAATGAGAACTAATATCTTGCTTGAGAAGTTAATAATAGTGCAGCCTTTCTAATACTGGATTAGAAATACTTTCTTATTCTCTAAAAAATTCTCTGTTATGTTACTACCCCTCCTTCCATTAGCTCTTCTCTTTACCTTTTGTCtcacttcatttcttttctccctctacctcttgaATGCCAACTCGTTTCTGCCTTATTACCAGCACCCAAAAGCCTTTCTTTTTCTACAACTACTTCATTTCCCTCATCATTCCAACATTcactacattttctttttcctccttccattcttcttgCATACCTCAATACAACCATTCTATTTTCaatctccctctgtctatcttaGATGCCAGCCTCTCTtgatattctctttcttttgtgaAACTCATTTCCTCTTAGACCTCTTTTTCATGACTTTAcattcccactcccactcaccTTCCTGCCACTTATAAACTACTGCCACTGGTGGTCTAACATCCCTCCTACTTCCAGTGAAACATATTTACCTCTAACAGTCTCCATGCAACCTGTCCAATATTCTCCCTccatcaaccccccacccccctaggaCACAAGGAGTTTCTTTCAAAACAAATTATTCCCCACCACTAACTCCTGCTATCTGGCAGCTGAATAGGAGCATGGATACCTACACAGGTCCCTGCCACACCACACCTGTGTTcacaatatatgaaatataaaaataaacattttaacaaGTATTCAAACAAAGTACAAAAGTCCATACCCAACTCTGATATGCTCTAATATAACTCTTGACAACACCATAAACACATTGCATATATAGCCATGTAAATACACTGGTTACACAAATGCACTGTATAGTCTACTGTTGTTACTGCAATGTAATATTCATTGCACTGTATCCCATGCCCAGCAGACTCGCACAGACTTATGGTGATGGTGAGTCAGTcccatacaaatattttatatgataaatggTGTTTAACACCAAGCTCCAACCCCACACTTCTGCACTGATCTGGACCTTGCCTGAACACCAAACTTGGACAGTGATCATGCAAATGAGCAATTCACCACTTTCATTTCAATCACCCCAACCTTCCAAGTTGTTTCTATAATTCAATCTTGCCCCTAGCAACttgtaggttttattttttttactgtgtaagTATTAATATTGCAGATTTTCTTAGATTAGGGTTTTGGTGGACATGAACAGTAGGATGAGGCAGTAAAAACATTCAAACAGAG from Penaeus monodon isolate SGIC_2016 chromosome 21, NSTDA_Pmon_1, whole genome shotgun sequence carries:
- the LOC119586350 gene encoding vacuolar protein sorting-associated protein 37A-like (The sequence of the model RefSeq protein was modified relative to this genomic sequence to represent the inferred CDS: added 43 bases not found in genome assembly), which produces MMDPGAGSPHSFFPLTHSAQVGILPEVASLSRDDLEDLLACDDKLTEFVEGLPQVAALKNQCEQLSAQNEALAKANLERSSDYERARDATIQKVEELTSLRSSFEDMTIKQQKASEKLAPSSIQESLLIFAAQSEEDSEKIAEDFLHSHIDVDVFLDSYLEKRIETHLRKFKGERLGAQLRELHKAGF